From the Selenomonas timonae genome, one window contains:
- a CDS encoding N-acetylmuramoyl-L-alanine amidase family protein, which translates to MRLFLNPGHAPDGNPDPGACGYGLRECDVAKNVTDLVAGYLAAAGVEVGGCLQSDSLHEVVSASNRADADVFISVHCNACNGSANGTETWHYYGSTEGEKLARCIQNQIVDAIGTVDRGVKGAKPGVNGLYVLSNTDAVAILVELAFIDHAGDAQLLRSRQDEFARAIARGVTDYEGEC; encoded by the coding sequence ATGCGTTTGTTTTTGAATCCAGGTCATGCCCCGGACGGGAATCCCGACCCCGGCGCGTGCGGCTATGGACTCCGTGAGTGCGATGTGGCAAAGAACGTCACAGACCTTGTAGCGGGTTATCTCGCTGCCGCAGGTGTCGAGGTGGGCGGCTGTCTGCAATCTGATAGCCTCCATGAAGTTGTCTCCGCTTCCAATCGTGCGGATGCCGATGTGTTCATCTCTGTTCACTGCAACGCTTGTAACGGCAGTGCGAACGGGACGGAGACGTGGCACTACTACGGAAGCACCGAAGGCGAGAAGCTGGCACGCTGCATCCAGAATCAGATCGTGGATGCGATCGGAACTGTGGATCGCGGCGTGAAGGGCGCAAAGCCCGGTGTTAACGGTCTGTACGTTCTTAGCAACACCGATGCGGTTGCCATACTTGTGGAGCTTGCGTTTATCGACCATGCGGGTGATGCACAGTTGCTCCGCAGCCGGCAGGATGAATTCGCGCGTGCGATTGCACGCGGAGTAACGGACTATGAAGGAGAGTGCTGA
- a CDS encoding DUF1492 domain-containing protein has protein sequence MMTAKEYLSQAFKIDRKIDSMLEQSVRLRSMATKTTTVLSDMPGSATKNPHKLSDVVVKLVEQEEEIDREIDRLVSLRAEIYGVIQAVEDMDERLVLEMRYMGYHTVTEIARRMEVGERQIYRIHERGLQSVVVPS, from the coding sequence ATGATGACAGCTAAGGAATATCTGAGCCAGGCATTCAAGATTGACAGAAAAATAGACAGTATGTTGGAACAGTCCGTGCGGCTGCGCAGCATGGCCACCAAGACCACCACCGTCCTTAGCGATATGCCGGGGAGTGCTACGAAGAATCCGCACAAGCTCTCCGATGTGGTGGTGAAGCTGGTGGAGCAGGAGGAGGAGATTGATCGTGAGATTGACCGCTTGGTAAGCCTCCGCGCCGAGATCTATGGCGTGATACAGGCTGTGGAGGATATGGATGAGCGGCTGGTCTTGGAGATGCGCTACATGGGGTATCACACGGTCACGGAGATTGCCAGGCGCATGGAAGTCGGGGAGCGACAGATATACCGCATCCATGAGCGCGGTCTGCAAAGTGTGGTCGTTCCTTCGTGA
- a CDS encoding site-specific DNA-methyltransferase: MNKTTSEMKLVPIERLVPYANNARTHSPEQINKLRGSLREFGFVSPVIIDKDYGILAGHGRVAAARAEGMENVPCVFVDHLTEAQKKAYILADNRFALDAGWDEEMLRVEMEALQGMDFDISLTGFDESEIADLLSLDDGEAQEDDFDVEAELQRPCVSRSGDVWHLGKHRVICGDSTLPETYERLLGSEKVNLVCTDPPYMIQLESTSGKIKNDDLNDKDAYDFLKSAFIAFHSAMATDASIYVFYATAKARIFHDAYEDAGFKVGAGLVWKKDRLVLTRTDWKYIHEPIIWGWRKDGRHRWYGDQKQTTVFAFDRIKDSKKDGCGHPSSKPVPLIAYLVKQCTQTNGIVLDGFLGSASTLIACDQLGRICYGVELEPKFVDVAVERYIQSKDGNIEDVFLERDGERIPYADVPRVEEVS, encoded by the coding sequence TTGAACAAAACAACATCGGAGATGAAGCTCGTTCCAATCGAGAGGCTCGTCCCGTATGCCAACAATGCACGAACACATTCGCCGGAGCAGATCAATAAGCTGCGCGGCAGTCTGCGTGAGTTTGGATTTGTGAGTCCCGTCATCATCGACAAGGACTACGGCATTCTCGCAGGACACGGACGTGTTGCAGCGGCGCGGGCAGAGGGCATGGAGAATGTGCCGTGCGTATTCGTCGATCATCTGACCGAGGCGCAGAAGAAGGCATACATCCTCGCGGACAACCGTTTCGCACTCGATGCGGGCTGGGACGAGGAAATGCTGCGCGTCGAGATGGAAGCCTTGCAGGGTATGGACTTTGACATCTCGCTCACGGGCTTTGACGAATCCGAGATTGCCGATCTGCTCTCACTGGATGATGGTGAAGCGCAGGAAGATGACTTTGATGTGGAAGCAGAGCTTCAGAGACCTTGCGTCTCTCGCTCTGGTGATGTCTGGCATCTCGGCAAGCATCGTGTTATCTGCGGAGATTCCACGTTGCCGGAGACGTATGAACGTCTGCTCGGCAGCGAGAAAGTCAATCTCGTCTGCACCGATCCCCCATATATGATCCAGCTTGAAAGCACGTCGGGGAAAATCAAGAATGACGATCTGAATGACAAGGACGCTTACGACTTCCTGAAATCTGCCTTTATCGCCTTTCACTCGGCGATGGCGACGGACGCATCCATCTACGTTTTCTACGCAACAGCAAAAGCCCGCATCTTTCATGACGCTTATGAGGATGCGGGCTTTAAAGTTGGCGCAGGTCTAGTGTGGAAGAAAGACCGTCTCGTCCTCACACGGACGGACTGGAAGTACATCCACGAGCCGATTATCTGGGGCTGGCGGAAGGACGGGCGGCACAGATGGTACGGCGATCAAAAGCAGACTACCGTCTTTGCATTCGACCGTATCAAGGACTCGAAGAAGGACGGCTGCGGACATCCGTCCTCGAAGCCCGTTCCGCTCATCGCGTATCTCGTCAAGCAGTGTACGCAGACGAACGGTATCGTTCTCGATGGCTTCCTTGGTTCTGCATCAACGCTCATCGCCTGTGACCAGTTGGGGCGTATCTGCTATGGCGTAGAGCTTGAGCCGAAGTTCGTGGATGTCGCCGTCGAGCGGTACATCCAGAGCAAGGACGGCAACATCGAAGATGTGTTTTTGGAACGTGATGGTGAGCGCATTCCGTATGCGGATGTGCCAAGAGTAGAGGAGGTATCGTGA
- a CDS encoding P27 family phage terminase small subunit, with the protein MARDGTNRGGRRIRAGDKPEALADKIAGGRTAHIMEFPMTELDGTDLVDAADLYGEEMPTPSEFLSARQRNGKPLGADEIFRETWLWLKERGCERLVNPRLIESYAQAFARFIQCEEAMSQYGLIGKHPTTGGAIASPFVQMGQAFQKQSNLLWYEIFDIVKQNCTTTFVGSPQEDRMERLLRSRK; encoded by the coding sequence ATGGCGCGTGACGGTACAAATCGCGGAGGACGGCGCATCCGCGCGGGAGATAAGCCCGAAGCACTGGCAGATAAAATCGCGGGCGGGCGAACGGCGCACATCATGGAGTTTCCCATGACGGAACTGGACGGCACAGACCTTGTGGACGCCGCCGACCTCTATGGTGAGGAGATGCCAACGCCGAGCGAGTTCCTGTCTGCGCGACAGCGGAACGGAAAGCCGCTCGGTGCGGATGAGATTTTTCGCGAGACGTGGCTGTGGCTCAAGGAGCGCGGTTGTGAGCGGCTTGTGAATCCGCGCCTGATTGAAAGCTACGCGCAGGCATTTGCCCGCTTCATCCAGTGTGAGGAGGCGATGAGTCAATACGGGCTCATTGGAAAGCATCCGACGACAGGAGGTGCGATTGCAAGCCCCTTCGTCCAGATGGGACAGGCATTTCAAAAGCAGTCCAATCTGCTCTGGTATGAGATATTCGACATCGTAAAGCAGAACTGCACCACCACATTCGTCGGCTCTCCGCAGGAGGACCGGATGGAGCGGCTGCTGCGTTCGAGGAAGTAA
- a CDS encoding HNH endonuclease → MPRKPKRPCRMTGCPNLTDRKSCYCETHEKTMQRHYDHFARGYDQHERYGSAWRRIRDRYLAAHPLCECCKEQGRYVLATLVHHIRPLADGGTHDESNLMSLCVSCHERIHQRGRGDGYPLGGG, encoded by the coding sequence ATGCCGAGAAAGCCGAAGCGACCCTGCCGCATGACGGGCTGTCCGAACCTTACGGATCGAAAAAGCTGCTACTGCGAGACGCACGAGAAAACGATGCAGAGGCATTATGACCATTTCGCTCGTGGCTACGATCAGCACGAGAGGTACGGCAGCGCGTGGCGCAGGATTCGTGACCGCTATTTGGCAGCGCATCCACTTTGCGAGTGCTGCAAGGAGCAGGGCAGGTACGTCCTCGCGACGCTTGTGCATCACATTCGACCTCTCGCCGACGGCGGCACGCATGACGAGAGCAATTTGATGTCGCTCTGCGTATCCTGTCATGAGCGGATTCATCAGCGCGGCAGAGGCGATGGATACCCCCTAGGGGGCGGTTAA